TCGGGGTCGTGAATCTGTGGCGCGTCGGGCTTCGTCGCCGCCGCGGTGTCGAAGACGGCGTCGTACTCCTCGTAGGAGACGTCGAGTTTGCGCGCGGCCTTGCTCGCGGTGTCCGCGTCCTCGGCGACGACGGCGGCGATGGGGTCGCCGACGAAGCGCACCTTCCGACGGAGCACCCGGAGGTCCCACGGGGAGGGCTCGGGGTAGGACTGGCCGGCCGACGTGTAGGGCTCGTTCGGGACTTCGGGGGAGTCCGGCGTCACGACGGCGTAGACGTCGTCCATCGCCTCGGCCGCGCTCGTGTCGATGTCCGTCACGACGCCGTGGGCGATGTCCGAGCGGACGATCTTCGCCTCGGCGAGGTCCGGGAACTCCCGGGCGTAGTCGGCCGCGTACTTCGCCTCGCCGGTGACGATCTTCGTGGCGTCGTCTTTCTCCTCGCGGTGTGAGACCGTTCGGCGCTCCGCCGGCGCTTTCCGGTTGTTCGGCGCCTCGTCCCACTCCATCGGGTTGGCCGCCTCGATCTTCGAGGCGTCGTCGGCCTCCTCCTCCTCTTCCGGCTCCGGCTCGTCGGTCTTGCTCATTCGTCGACCCCTCCCTCGAAGCAGTCACAGCCCGAACAGGCGCCGTCGCCGGGGACGCGGCCGCCGTCGGCCGCCACGTCCGCCTCGCCGGTCATGCGAGTCGAGGCGTCCTGCACCGCGTCGATGATCTTCTCGTAGCCCGTGCACCGACAGAGGTTCTCCGAGAGCGCCTCGCGAATCTCGGCCTCGTCGGGGTTCGGGTTCTCCGACAGCAACACCTTCGAGCGCATGATCATGCCCGGAATACAGAAGCCACACTGGAGCGCGGCGTTGTCGACGAACGCCGACTGCACCGGTCCCAGGTCGTCCTGTGTGCCCAGGTTCTCGATGGTTTCGACGTCCGCGCCGTCGAATTGGCTGATCGGCCGAATACAGGATTTGACCGGCTCGCCGTCGACGATCACGGTACAGAACCCGCAGTCGCCGGTGTCACAGCCGCGTTTCGCGCCGGTGTACCCGTTGTCCCGGAGGACGTCGAGCAGCGTATCCGAGCGCGCGGCCTCGAACGTTACGTCGTCGTCGTTCAGCGTGAGATCGATTTCCATACGTATCTCCGTTTGATGGTGATCGCAAAGTCGGTCCACACGTGCCGACGGAGGCGTCGCGTCGCCGAGGCCCGCGACGGGGCGAACGGTCGACCTGACCTCCAGATGTCCGGCATGTTACTTCCTCGCACGAGATATGTAGTAGGGGAGCAGTTAAAATTTTCCATGAGGTATCCGTTCACGGGACGCCGACGGTGTCCCCCCCGATTCGAGCCGCGTCGACGACACGGGCGGTCACGGATATTTATTAGCTGACGGGTCCGATCGACCCACATGGTATCCGCGCAACCGAGCCGACGGACCGGCAGTGTGTCTACCGTCGACGGACGGACCAAGGGCGGTCGAGGCGCATGACGGACGTACTGGTAACCGACGGAACGGTCGTCACGCAGAACCGGGACCGCGAGGTGATCGAAGACGGCGCCGTCGCCGTCGAGGGCGACCGAATCACGGCGGTCGGGTCGGCCGACCGTCTCGAAGCCGACACGGATCCGGACCGGATCGTCGACGCCGACGGCGGCGCGGTGATCCCCGGGCTGATCAACGCCCACACCCACGTCTCCGACATCTTCCTCCGTGGCGCGTTCGAGGGCGACCGGGGGCTGTACGACTGGCTGTTCAACGTGAAACAGCCCGCACTCGCCGTGATGGACGCCGACGAACACGCGCTCGCGGCGCGGCTCTACTGCGTCGAGGCGATTCGGTCGGGCACGACCACGTTCGTCGAGAACGCGACGGCCCTCGACTGGGCCGATCTCGCTCCGACGCGCCGGAAACTCGGCGTCTACGACGAACTCGGCGTCCGGAACGTCTACGGCGCCGGGCTCCGGGACCGCTCACCCGACGCGGAGTTCAGGCGCCTGTTCGAGGAGATCACCGACACCGGCGGCGGGGCCGTCCACCCGGGACCGGACGCGCTCGTCGTCGACACCGAGGCGGGTCTGGCGGGCGTCGAGTCACTGATCGAGACGTATCACGAGCCGGACGGTCGGCAGTCGGTCTGGCCCGCCCCGGCGACGCTCGCGACGACGACGCCCGAGCTGCTCCGTGGGGCGTACCGCCTCGCCGAGGAGCACGACGTGATGACGACGGCCCACGTCGCGGAGGCGGAAGCCGAGACGAGGGAGCGGGGCGCCGTCTCCAGCATCGAGTACCTCCGCAACGTCGGCTATCTGGGTGAGCGCGCGCTGCTCGGTCACTGCGTCCAGACGAACGCCCGTGACGTGCGGCTGCTCGCGCAGACGAACACGCCGGTCGTCCACAACTTCCGGGCGAACATGCGGCTCGCGACCGGGTTCGCGCCCGTCGTCGAGATGCTCGCCCGCGGCGTCACCGTGGGCGTCGGGACGGACAACACCATCCTGAACGACACGGCCAACCCGCTCTCGGACGCCCGCGCCGTCGCGACGGCACACAAGGGCTACCACCGCGACTCCGGGGTCGTCCCCGCATCGACGGCGTTCGACATGGTGACGCGGGACGCCGCCGCGGCCATCGGACGCGGCGACGACCTCGGGTCGCTCGAACCGGGCACGCAGGCCGACATCGCGGTGATCGACCTCGACCGCCCACACCTCACGCCCGCGCCCGACCCGGTGCACGCGCTGGTCTACGGGCTCCAGGGCAACGAAGTCGAGACGGTCCTCTGTGCCGGCGAGGTCCTGATGGACGACCGTGAGCTGCGCACGCTGGACGGCCCCCTCGCCGACCTCCTCTCGACGGCCGAACGCACGGCCGCCGACGTGGTTCGGCGGGCCGGCATCGAGTGAGCGGGAATGGGTCCCTCGCGGGTCGGGGTTCCCACTGGCCCCTCACTCGCCGGCGACGACGCCGTCGTCGACGAGGTCCTGCAGTACGTCGCGGGCGTGTCCGTCGGGGTCGACGCCGCGGTAGACGCGCTTCACCTCGCCGTCTGCGAGGACGTACGTCACGCGGTCGGCGGTCCCGCCCTCGACGGCGACGCCGAAGGCGGTCGCGACCTCGCCGTCGGGGTCGGCGAGGAGGTCGATATCCAGGTCGTACTTCGCGCGGAAGGCGGCGTGACTCTCGACGTCGTCGGTCGAGACGCCGTAGACGGCGACGCCGGCGTCGCGATACGCCGCCAGTTCCGCGTCGAACCCCTCGGCCTCGACCGTACACCCCGGCGTGTCGTCGCGCGGGTAGAAGTAGAGTACCGTCGGCTCGGCAAAGGAGAGCGTCACCGTCTCTCCGTCGTGATCGGCCGCCGTCACTTCGGGCGCCTCGTCGGTGGCTTGTAGCATGTCCAATCGGACGACGAGGAGCCATTTAGAGGTTGGCGTTGCCGACGGTCCACGACGAACGCGTTCGTCGGACGCGAACAGGTGTCGCTCTCCCCGTCTATCGGCCGCAATCACACCCGTGTGCCGCCCTTCCCGGCACGATGCAACGCTTTCGACCGTCCGTACGCCGCCGAAT
This window of the Haloplanus rubicundus genome carries:
- a CDS encoding (2Fe-2S)-binding protein: MEIDLTLNDDDVTFEAARSDTLLDVLRDNGYTGAKRGCDTGDCGFCTVIVDGEPVKSCIRPISQFDGADVETIENLGTQDDLGPVQSAFVDNAALQCGFCIPGMIMRSKVLLSENPNPDEAEIREALSENLCRCTGYEKIIDAVQDASTRMTGEADVAADGGRVPGDGACSGCDCFEGGVDE
- a CDS encoding amidohydrolase encodes the protein MTDVLVTDGTVVTQNRDREVIEDGAVAVEGDRITAVGSADRLEADTDPDRIVDADGGAVIPGLINAHTHVSDIFLRGAFEGDRGLYDWLFNVKQPALAVMDADEHALAARLYCVEAIRSGTTTFVENATALDWADLAPTRRKLGVYDELGVRNVYGAGLRDRSPDAEFRRLFEEITDTGGGAVHPGPDALVVDTEAGLAGVESLIETYHEPDGRQSVWPAPATLATTTPELLRGAYRLAEEHDVMTTAHVAEAEAETRERGAVSSIEYLRNVGYLGERALLGHCVQTNARDVRLLAQTNTPVVHNFRANMRLATGFAPVVEMLARGVTVGVGTDNTILNDTANPLSDARAVATAHKGYHRDSGVVPASTAFDMVTRDAAAAIGRGDDLGSLEPGTQADIAVIDLDRPHLTPAPDPVHALVYGLQGNEVETVLCAGEVLMDDRELRTLDGPLADLLSTAERTAADVVRRAGIE
- a CDS encoding peroxiredoxin; this encodes MLQATDEAPEVTAADHDGETVTLSFAEPTVLYFYPRDDTPGCTVEAEGFDAELAAYRDAGVAVYGVSTDDVESHAAFRAKYDLDIDLLADPDGEVATAFGVAVEGGTADRVTYVLADGEVKRVYRGVDPDGHARDVLQDLVDDGVVAGE